The DNA region CAAACTGACGGCTGAGCGCGATGACTTCAGCTACCAGTATGTCGATATTCAGGCTGAAGGCATCACCAAAGCCGACCTGGAAGCGAGCGCCGGTAAACCGGTCAGCACCGTACCGCAGATTTTTGTGGACGAGAAACATATCGGTGGTTATACCGAGTTTGCTGCCTGGACCAAAGACAATCTGGGCTTTGTCGCGTAAGCAGTGATGTCAGATACAGAAAAGGCGAGGCAGGAAATTCCTGTCTCGCCTTTTTCTTTGGCCGCCGGAAATGGGTGGCCGCGATTAATGAAGCGACGCCATCACGATCTGCATCAACCGCACCAGCAGAGCACCGCAGCCCGCCCAGAAGAGTGCGCTCAGGCACCAGGCGAGCACGAAGAGTGCGCTGCTGTGAACAAACAGGCTGTTATTTAACAGCAGTGCGCCCAGTAGCGTTCCCCACAATCCCATCATCAGCGTGCTTTTGAGCGGGCTTTCCACCTGCAACAGTGCCATTACGATGCCGGGTAACATAAACAGCAGCAGTTCGGGCTGACCACGAAGCGGGCCGGGACCGACCTGCCAGAAATGACAGGTAAAGACAAACACCAGACTGTACAGCACCACGCCGCACAGGCGGGTAGTCCAGAGATAAGAACGCTGCGGCATATCACCCCACTGAGTAAAAGTAATTCTGACAATAACCTGCTGTTAACCCTGATGCGTTCAGATGGAAATAAAAAGAAACAGTTCGCCGTGGCAACGAAAAGTAAGAGCCAATGGCTGAGGATGATATTTGTGATTAGAATAGCGCCGCACTCAAAGTTCCATTTGCAGTGTTGATACAACGGTTCCTCAACGGCCTGCTCACGATAGCGAAAAACAGGCCACTCTTCAACAGGTTACATGTAAACAAGAAGTTAAACAGTGAATATTAACGTCGCAGGATTGTTAAGCGGAAACGACATTTTGTTATTATTTGTCGTTTTAGCGCTCGGCCTCTGTCTGGGTAAGTTGCGCCTGGGTTCGGTTCAGCTGGGAAATTCAATTGGGGTATTAGTGGTTTCCCTGTTATTAGGCCAGCAGCACTTCGCCATCAATACGGATGCCCTGAGTCTGGGCTTTATGCTGTTTATTTTTTGTGTGGGTGTGGAAGCCGGTCCCAACTTTTTTTCTATTTTCTTTCGCGACGGCAAAAACTATTTCATGCTCGCCATCGTCATGGTGGTCAGCGCGCTGATACTGGCGCTGGGCCTGGGCAAACTCTTTGGCTGGGATATCGGCCTCACCGCAGGCATGCTGGCCGGATCGATGACCTCCACGCCAGTGCTGGTCGGGGCGGGCGACACCCTGCGACAGAGCATCGGCGATCCGAAACAGCTCGGCATGATGCAGGATCAGCTGAGTCTCGGCTATGCCGTGACCTATCTGATCGGTCTGGTCAGCCTGATATTCGGCGCGCGCTACCTGCCCCGTCTGCAGCATCAGGATCTCCCGACCTGCGCCCAGCAGATTGCCCGTGAGCGCGGTCTGGATGCCGACAGCCAGCGCAAAGTCTTCCTGCCGGTGATCCGCGCCTATCGCGTCGGGCCGGAGCTGGTGGCGTGGAGCGGCGGCAAAAATCTGCGTGAGTTGGGGATCTATCGTCAGACCGGCTGCTACATTGAGCGCATCCGCCGCAACGGAATTCTCGCCAGCCCCGATGGGGATGCGGTGTTGCAGCTCGGCGACGATATTTCGCTGGTAGGGTATCCCGATGCCCACGCCCGACTTGACCCCAGCTTCCGCAACGGCAAAGAGGTGTTTGACCGCGACCTGCTGGATATGCGCATCGTCACCGAAGAGATCGTGGTGAAGAACCACAATGCGGTGAACAAGCGCCTGAGCAAGCTGAACCTCACCGATCACGGCTGCTTCCTGAACCGGGTTATCCGCAGCCAGATTGAGATGCCGATCGACGACAGCATCATGCTTAATAAAGGGGATGTCCTGCAGGTCAGCGGCGAGGCGCGACGGGTGAAAAGCGTGGCGGATCGTATCGGTTTCATCGCCATTCACAGTCAGATGACCGATCTGCTGGCCTTCTGCGCCTTCTTTATTGTCGGGCTGATGATTGGCCTGATAACGTTCCAGTTCAGCAACTTCAGTTTCGGGATTGGTAACGCGGCGGGCCTGCTGTTCGCCGGGATCATGCTCGGCTTCCTGCGCGCCAACCATCCGACCTTTGGCTATATTCCGCAGGGCGCCCTGACGATGGTCAAAGAGTTTGGCCTGATGGTGTTTATGGCGGGCGTCGGCCTGAGTGCCGGCAGCGGCATCAATCACGGCATCAGTAGCGACGGGGCACTGATGCTGTTGTGCGGGCTGCTGGTCAGCCTGGTGCCGGTGATCATCTGCTATCTGTTTGGGGCCTACGTGCTGCGGATGAACCGCGCCCTGCTGTTTGGCGCCATCATGGGCGCACGCACCTGTGCGCCCGCCATGGAGATCATCAGCGACACGGCGCGCAGCAATATTCCGGCGCTGGGCTACGCCGGAACCTATGCCATCGCCAACGTGTTACTGACCCTGGCCGGTACGCTGATTGTGATTATCTGGCCGATATTGCCGTTATAAAATTATTTTGACGGCGTCCAGAACTTTATTGTTAAGCCGCAGTC from Pantoea deleyi includes:
- a CDS encoding GrxA family glutaredoxin, with product MIAVIFGRPGCPYCVRAHELADKLTAERDDFSYQYVDIQAEGITKADLEASAGKPVSTVPQIFVDEKHIGGYTEFAAWTKDNLGFVA
- the ybjM gene encoding inner membrane protein YbjM, yielding MPQRSYLWTTRLCGVVLYSLVFVFTCHFWQVGPGPLRGQPELLLFMLPGIVMALLQVESPLKSTLMMGLWGTLLGALLLNNSLFVHSSALFVLAWCLSALFWAGCGALLVRLMQIVMASLH
- a CDS encoding aspartate:alanine antiporter; protein product: MNINVAGLLSGNDILLLFVVLALGLCLGKLRLGSVQLGNSIGVLVVSLLLGQQHFAINTDALSLGFMLFIFCVGVEAGPNFFSIFFRDGKNYFMLAIVMVVSALILALGLGKLFGWDIGLTAGMLAGSMTSTPVLVGAGDTLRQSIGDPKQLGMMQDQLSLGYAVTYLIGLVSLIFGARYLPRLQHQDLPTCAQQIARERGLDADSQRKVFLPVIRAYRVGPELVAWSGGKNLRELGIYRQTGCYIERIRRNGILASPDGDAVLQLGDDISLVGYPDAHARLDPSFRNGKEVFDRDLLDMRIVTEEIVVKNHNAVNKRLSKLNLTDHGCFLNRVIRSQIEMPIDDSIMLNKGDVLQVSGEARRVKSVADRIGFIAIHSQMTDLLAFCAFFIVGLMIGLITFQFSNFSFGIGNAAGLLFAGIMLGFLRANHPTFGYIPQGALTMVKEFGLMVFMAGVGLSAGSGINHGISSDGALMLLCGLLVSLVPVIICYLFGAYVLRMNRALLFGAIMGARTCAPAMEIISDTARSNIPALGYAGTYAIANVLLTLAGTLIVIIWPILPL